A section of the Bacteroidota bacterium genome encodes:
- a CDS encoding T9SS type A sorting domain-containing protein yields the protein MRTIQIALLFVVVGLMLLPMVSSAQNIVRIPPFSGTNYLNTVIMGDTLPNGQRRDTNAVYVLQRGGLYLSNGVILNIGWKLRLQTHDTTAGVSNPAVFLYNPGANPPGQFVNMRGDVTIKSLIISGYLEADPTELTKLQGALFNTTAAGLNLTMDSCILTNTNGNHIRTDQAPRTLRITNTIFGNMGYLGRSNLGAGKGLDVRGGSVDSLIIMNCTFVNWQDRVVRHFASTANINYMRFEHNTLVNGMSYHGLLSLGRVGRRMIIRDNLLIDPFGAGNDTDAVRQAEFTDSGELDAFGFPRMTWIFSNPNDSTSWLIKNNYYRVTPVGQAFYDSASILPIIANPPLTVGSPLSYHINSRIGADSTTAFRTTDVALLNVPRQMDALMKWYRRPEAMGGANKTKATGNWAAPYDYDRRSYQYWRDTLNASYSTGHAMYTAGTCGYPVGSLMWFPTRYAAWLTDPCVNTTLPVKDGDPGVPTAFELEQNYPNPFNPATKIAFSLTRSGFTSLTVYNVLGQKVATPMSQNMEAGRHEVEFNASDLTSGVYFYRLESGNNSAVKKLMLLK from the coding sequence ATGCGTACAATACAAATTGCCTTGTTGTTTGTCGTTGTAGGGCTCATGCTCCTTCCCATGGTTTCGAGTGCACAGAACATTGTTCGCATTCCACCGTTCAGCGGAACGAACTACCTGAACACCGTCATCATGGGGGACACGCTTCCGAACGGGCAACGCAGGGATACAAACGCAGTCTATGTTCTCCAACGCGGAGGATTGTATCTCTCCAACGGCGTTATTCTGAACATCGGTTGGAAGCTGCGTCTACAGACACACGACACAACTGCCGGGGTGAGCAATCCTGCTGTGTTCTTGTATAACCCGGGTGCAAATCCACCGGGCCAGTTCGTCAATATGCGTGGCGACGTCACAATAAAGAGCCTCATCATTTCGGGGTATCTGGAAGCGGATCCGACCGAACTGACAAAGCTGCAAGGGGCTCTATTCAACACAACAGCAGCCGGACTCAACTTGACGATGGACAGTTGCATACTGACAAATACAAACGGCAATCATATCCGCACAGATCAGGCGCCAAGAACACTCAGAATTACCAACACGATTTTTGGTAACATGGGATATCTCGGCAGGTCGAACCTCGGTGCCGGGAAAGGCCTTGACGTTCGGGGAGGTTCTGTTGATTCGTTGATCATTATGAACTGCACATTTGTGAATTGGCAGGATCGCGTTGTTCGCCACTTCGCCAGCACGGCGAATATCAACTACATGCGGTTTGAACACAATACGCTCGTGAACGGTATGTCGTATCACGGATTGCTGTCCTTGGGAAGAGTCGGTCGTCGCATGATCATTCGGGACAACCTGTTGATTGACCCATTCGGAGCAGGAAACGACACCGATGCAGTTCGTCAGGCTGAGTTTACTGATTCCGGCGAGCTTGATGCGTTCGGCTTCCCGCGTATGACATGGATCTTCTCCAATCCCAACGATTCGACGAGTTGGCTTATCAAGAACAACTATTATCGTGTCACCCCGGTTGGACAGGCGTTCTATGATTCAGCGTCTATTCTTCCGATCATCGCAAATCCACCTCTGACTGTCGGATCGCCACTGTCCTATCACATCAACAGCAGAATTGGAGCAGACTCGACAACTGCATTCAGAACAACGGATGTGGCATTGCTGAATGTTCCAAGGCAGATGGATGCTCTGATGAAGTGGTACCGAAGGCCGGAAGCGATGGGCGGTGCAAACAAGACGAAGGCCACAGGTAATTGGGCAGCGCCGTATGATTATGACCGGAGGAGCTATCAATACTGGAGGGATACCCTGAATGCATCCTACTCGACGGGACATGCGATGTATACGGCCGGCACATGCGGCTACCCGGTCGGTTCACTTATGTGGTTCCCGACCCGCTATGCGGCGTGGTTGACCGACCCCTGCGTGAATACAACACTGCCGGTGAAGGACGGCGATCCGGGCGTTCCGACCGCGTTTGAGTTGGAACAAAATTACCCCAACCCGTTCAACCCAGCGACGAAAATTGCCTTCAGCCTGACAAGGTCCGGTTTTACATCGCTGACGGTGTACAACGTACTGGGTCAAAAGGTCGCGACTCCCATGTCGCAAAATATGGAGGCCGGAAGACATGAAGTTGAGTTCAACGCTTCCGATTTGACAAGCGGTGTGTATTTCTATCGCCTCGAATCGGGCAACAACTCAGCCGTCAAGAAATTAATGCTGCTGAAGTAA
- a CDS encoding pectin esterase: MKFHSTYLAVTLMLAALCAVAQGRERANLIVAVNGQGDFRSIQEALDSVPAGNGRPVIILVRNGVYNEKVFIQKSHITLVGENRDSTRIVLDVLREEWHKHSNGSDWGAGVVNIDTAVTDITFANLTIYNNYGWKHGVFNKHQFAIRGAGTRIMLLHCTVVSDGGDAVSLWNKQNGMYYHADCFFEGWVDFVCPRGWCYITNSRFFGHNKSASLWHDGSGNRNQKFVITDSYFDGVPGFPLGRHHRDGQFYLLNCTFSSNMANRPIYLPVESPNAREWVWGQRHYYYGCKREGGDFAWFTDNLDKAENSPEPAGITAQWAFDGQWDPESNMPSVLPFAYLPTPKRKAKEIDKKNIRLTWVPGRNAISHKVSFGTSTEPQFRARTAAAAFQPGRLSARTTYYWRVDTVTEEGDIPGELWSFTTN; the protein is encoded by the coding sequence TTGAAATTCCACTCAACATATCTTGCAGTAACGCTTATGCTGGCGGCCTTGTGCGCAGTTGCACAGGGCCGCGAGCGGGCGAATCTCATTGTCGCCGTAAACGGACAGGGTGATTTCAGGTCGATTCAGGAAGCACTCGACTCGGTTCCGGCCGGGAATGGCCGGCCTGTAATCATCCTCGTCCGCAACGGTGTGTATAACGAGAAGGTGTTTATTCAAAAGAGTCATATCACGCTGGTGGGGGAGAACCGCGACAGCACACGCATCGTGCTTGATGTATTGCGGGAAGAGTGGCACAAACACAGTAATGGAAGCGATTGGGGTGCAGGAGTCGTCAACATCGACACGGCAGTCACGGATATTACGTTTGCGAATCTGACAATCTATAACAACTACGGCTGGAAACACGGCGTGTTCAACAAGCATCAGTTTGCGATTCGCGGGGCCGGAACCCGTATCATGTTGCTTCACTGCACGGTTGTTTCCGACGGGGGAGATGCAGTAAGCCTTTGGAACAAGCAGAACGGCATGTACTATCATGCAGACTGTTTCTTTGAAGGGTGGGTGGACTTTGTTTGTCCCCGCGGCTGGTGTTACATCACAAACTCGAGATTTTTCGGGCACAACAAGAGTGCCTCACTCTGGCACGACGGAAGCGGCAACAGAAATCAGAAATTTGTCATAACAGATTCGTATTTTGACGGCGTCCCCGGTTTTCCGCTCGGCAGGCATCACCGCGACGGTCAGTTCTATCTTCTGAACTGTACGTTTTCATCAAACATGGCAAACAGGCCTATCTACCTTCCGGTGGAATCACCTAATGCGCGCGAGTGGGTATGGGGGCAACGTCATTACTATTACGGCTGCAAACGTGAAGGGGGGGATTTTGCCTGGTTTACCGACAATCTTGATAAAGCCGAAAATTCCCCTGAACCAGCAGGCATCACGGCACAGTGGGCATTTGACGGGCAATGGGATCCTGAAAGCAATATGCCATCTGTGCTGCCGTTTGCCTATCTTCCTACGCCAAAACGAAAGGCAAAAGAGATTGATAAGAAGAATATCAGGCTCACGTGGGTTCCCGGTCGGAATGCGATTTCCCACAAAGTATCCTTCGGAACTTCAACGGAACCACAGTTTCGAGCGCGAACAGCAGCGGCAGCTTTTCAGCCGGGACGGCTCTCCGCGCGAACGACATACTACTGGCGTGTGGACACGGTAACCGAAGAGGGAGATATTCCCGGTGAACTCTGGTCGTTCACAACCAACTGA
- the uxaC gene encoding glucuronate isomerase has product MEFIHDNFLLETEQAVRLYHDFAASLPIIDYHCHLSPRDIAENKRFENLTQIWLYGDHYKWRAMRTCGVDERFITGNASDWEKFEQWAAIVPKTLRNPLFHWTHLELKRPFGISDRLLNSSTAKSIWEECNAKLALPGFTTRGIQQQMNVEIICTTDDPVDSLDYHKILAADASFPVKVYPAFRPDKAMAFENVSAFLVYLSQLEEAADREVITFKDFLAALRNRHDYFHAHGARVSDHGLETIYAEEYSETEIQVLFAKVLQGKPLAPSEVVKLKSAVLYECALMDCEKGWVQQFHLGALRNTNSRMARTLGPDTGFDSIGDFTIAQPMAKFLNRLDDGNTLAKTILYNLNPRDNELFATMIGNFQDGSVAGKIQFGSAWWFLDQMDGMTKQIDALSNMGLLSQFIGMLTDSRSFLSYPRHEYFRRLLCNILGAEMKSGLLPNDIQLIGSMVQDISYNNAKRYFPFAKFTTANGAHATKKPETKEAALS; this is encoded by the coding sequence ATGGAATTCATTCACGACAATTTTCTTCTCGAAACCGAGCAGGCTGTAAGGCTGTATCACGATTTTGCGGCTTCACTGCCGATCATAGACTATCATTGCCATCTTTCGCCGAGAGATATTGCGGAAAACAAGCGGTTTGAGAATCTGACGCAAATCTGGCTCTACGGCGACCACTACAAGTGGCGGGCGATGCGCACGTGCGGCGTTGATGAGCGGTTCATCACCGGCAATGCCTCCGATTGGGAGAAGTTTGAACAATGGGCTGCCATTGTTCCCAAGACGTTGCGCAACCCGTTGTTTCATTGGACACATCTCGAACTCAAGCGTCCGTTCGGCATCAGCGACCGTCTTTTGAACTCCTCGACCGCAAAGAGTATTTGGGAAGAATGCAACGCGAAACTTGCGCTCCCCGGGTTCACGACACGCGGTATTCAGCAACAGATGAATGTCGAAATCATCTGCACAACCGACGACCCGGTTGACAGTCTCGATTATCACAAAATTCTCGCGGCGGATGCATCGTTTCCCGTCAAGGTCTATCCTGCATTCCGTCCGGATAAGGCGATGGCATTTGAAAACGTATCTGCTTTTCTCGTCTATCTTTCCCAACTCGAAGAGGCTGCCGATCGGGAAGTGATTACATTCAAGGATTTCCTTGCCGCTCTTCGGAATCGGCACGACTATTTTCATGCGCACGGCGCACGCGTTTCGGATCATGGTTTGGAAACCATCTATGCGGAAGAGTACAGTGAAACTGAAATTCAGGTTCTCTTTGCGAAAGTGTTGCAAGGAAAGCCTCTCGCCCCTTCCGAAGTTGTGAAACTGAAGTCGGCCGTGCTATACGAATGTGCCCTTATGGATTGCGAGAAGGGCTGGGTTCAACAGTTTCATCTCGGCGCGTTGCGGAATACGAACTCCCGCATGGCGCGTACTCTCGGCCCTGATACAGGATTTGACTCTATCGGCGACTTCACAATAGCACAACCGATGGCGAAATTTCTAAACAGACTCGACGACGGAAACACACTGGCAAAAACAATTCTCTACAATCTCAATCCGCGAGACAACGAGCTATTTGCCACGATGATTGGAAATTTTCAGGACGGATCGGTGGCAGGCAAGATCCAATTCGGTTCGGCGTGGTGGTTTCTCGATCAAATGGATGGGATGACGAAACAGATCGACGCCCTCTCGAATATGGGCCTTTTGAGTCAATTCATCGGGATGCTGACGGATTCGCGCAGCTTCCTGTCATATCCGCGACACGAGTATTTCCGTCGCCTGCTCTGCAACATCCTCGGCGCGGAAATGAAAAGCGGACTTCTTCCGAATGACATCCAACTCATCGGCAGTATGGTGCAGGATATCAGCTACAATAATGCGAAACGCTACTTTCCGTTTGCCAAATTCACGACAGCCAATGGAGCTCATG